One window of Nymphaea colorata isolate Beijing-Zhang1983 chromosome 1, ASM883128v2, whole genome shotgun sequence genomic DNA carries:
- the LOC116254267 gene encoding uncharacterized protein LOC116254267 isoform X2, with translation MKEVRVFGARPFPEESITRPCNYFLALIFDKAAEGRKEEGEMKGGNGREEDGVRRAREWLESVKCLAEKEGTHEYLAIAGLRFVRTERARFVCSLCVPRSVTDSEGKWSRGAMATLMDDMCALAVMSYDLPTPISVEYSISYFSEVAAKEEVEIESRALTHKGKLWAVVVEIRKKATGERVALARQWMAVTSKI, from the exons ATGAAAGAAGTCCGCGTTTTCGGTGCCCGTCCTTTTCCTGAGGAGTCCATTACTCGGCCTTGTAATTATTTTCTTGCCTTAATTTTTGATAAGGCAgcagaaggaaggaaagaagaggGGGAGATGAAGGGGGGAAATGGGAGGGAAGAAGATGGAGTGAGGAGGGCGAGGGAATGGCTGGAGTCGGTGAAATGCCTGGCGGAGAAAGAAGGGACGCACGAGTACCTCGCCATCGCCGGCCTGAGGTTCGTCCGCACCGAGCGCGCCCGCTTCGTCTGCTCCCTCTGCGTCCCCAGATCGGTCACG GACAGTGAAGGGAAGTGGAGCAGAGGAGCCATGGCGACGCTGATGGACGACATGTGCGCCCTTGCCGTTATGTCGTATGACCTACCAACCCCAATTTCCGTGGAATATTCCATCTCTTACTTCTCAGAGGTCGCGGCCAAG GAGGAAGTGGAGATCGAGTCCAGGGCATTGACACACAAGGGGAAGCTGTGGGCCGTGGTGGTGGAGATCAGGAAGAAGGCGACCGGGGAGCGTGTGGCCCTTGCAAGGCAATGGATGGCCGTAACTAGCAAAATTTGA